The sequence TTTAACTCTTAACCCCTAATTCCTAATTCCTAATTCCTAACTCATAACTCCTAACTTTTCATTTCTTCTTGACACCGCTTGTCTTTAAAACATCGCTCATTGTGTGGCAGTGATTTGGTAAATTGAAAGTTTTGGGATTAGTTATTTTTTCATAGCTAAAATGGCGATATTTCATACAGAATCTATCCCATGCAGCCATCTGAATATTGAAAGTCTTGATGATTACATCTGCTAGAGATGAAGATAAAGGAATTCTGAAATAAATCTTTGTATCCAAATATCTACAAATTTCTTCTATTGCTTGGTTTGCTGTAATTTTTTCTTGTCCTAAAACGTACTTTCTTGGCTCTTTCTCTTTAGGAGGATTATCAATCAGGTGCTTGACTACGGTAGCAATATCTTTGGCATGAATGAAGTGAAAGCTACCATCTGCTTTCAAAAAGCGAATCAAGTTAACATATTTTGTGACTTCAGGAATACCCGAAGTTATCTGAGATGATGGCTTATTTTCATCACCACCCACAACTAATGTAGGAAAAACTTTAGTAATTTTGGATTCGATAGCTAGTTTAGAAAATTTTCTTAAGCAATCGAATTTCGAGCGAATGTAATCTGTACCTAATTCTCCTGCTTCCTTCAGAGGTTGATTTTTACTGTCTAAAACGCTTGCTGTAGAGAAATATATCACCTGTTCGCATTTTTGGGCATCTAACAGGTTGAGTAATTCAATTGTCTTGGCTACATTAATGTCAAAAGTTCCCGTACCACCCCAAGCAGTTGCTGTTAACACAGCTACATCTATAGTTTCAAGTAATTCAGCTAAATCCCCTACTTTTTGCATATCTCCCTGCACAACATGGACACCAGGGCGTGCTGAGGTATCGATCTGCAATTTGTCTGGATTTCTTACTAACAAATACAGTTCGTGCTGGGTTTCTTGTATTAATGATTCGCTGATGTAATGACCTATACAGCCGCTTGCACCAGTAACTAAAATCCGCTTCTGGCTCATAGAATTATTCTAAGTTTTTGTTGTTAGATGATTGTAATTATTTTTAACTTTTATACTCACAACTAACAACTACAACCAGATACCAAAAGTGTCGGGATAAAAAAGATATGGCACAAGAGGGGACAAGGGGACAACGAGAAAATAAAAAGTTAGGAGTTAACAGTTAGAATTTTTTATTCTACCTCCTCTTTCCCCTCTACCTTCTCTACCCCCTCTTCCCCTTTGAATCGATACCCAATGCCCTACTTGCTTGCAGCAGTTAGCATTTCACTTTTTGCCGTGTTCAATTGCTTAGCAGTCTCAAAGAAGAATGCAACATTTTCTTCTGGTGTAGTGGGTAAAACACCGTGTCCAAGGTTAAGAATATGTCCCCAATTTCCGGCTTTGCTAACGGTGTCGTGAATGCGATCGCGAATAAATTCTTTGGAACCGAAAAGTACTCCGGGATCGAGATTTCCCTGCACTTTCATTTCTTTGCCCAATCTCCGACGCGCATCTGCCATATCAACCGTCCAGTCTACGTTGATTATGTCAGCACCGGATTGGCTCATTCTTTCTAGTAAACCTGCACTTCCACTAACTAAAAGAATCAATGGTGTATCTGGATGAGTTTGCTTTACTTGCTCAAATACTCTTTTTTGATATGGTAAAGCAAAGGTTTCGTAATCTTGAGGACTTAGTTGACCTGCCCAAGAATCAAACATCTGTACTACTTGAGCGCCGCAGTCAATTTGATAGCGGACGTATGTAGCGATTGAATCCGAAAGTTTAGCTAGGAGCTGATGTAATATGGCTGGTTCGGAGAAAGCCATATTCTTAATAATAGAATAGGTTTTAGAACCTTTTCCTTCTACTGCATAAGCGGCTAAAGTCCACGGGGCACCAACAAAACCTAGTACAGTTGATTTATTTCCTACTTCTTCTCGCAACGCTTGCAAAATAGTTTTTATAAATGGCAAGGATTCTTCTGGTTGCAAGGAATATAGGTTATCAACTTGCTTTTGAGTACGAATAGGATTTTCAATAACGGGACCTTTTCCTTCAGCGACATCCATATCAATACCGATACCTGGCAAAGGAGTAACGATATCGGAAAACAGAATTACGCCATCGGGTTGAAAAGCTTTCCAAGGTTGTAGGGAAACTTCAATTGCCACTTCGGGAATTTCCGAGCGCTGGCGAAAGGAAGGATATTTTTCCCTTAAGTCCCGATAAGCTTTCATATATCGTCCCGCTTGTCGCATCATCCATACAGGGGGACGGTTTACGATTTCACCGCGAGCTGCTCGAAGCAAGTGAGGCGTGCCTGAAGTTACACCCATATATTAATTCATCCTAAAATAACTAGTTTATTTAACCTATGATTTATCAGATTATCATTCTTTGATTGTCGTTTTTCGGACTTTTTGTTGCAAAATATTAAGTTGTCAAGCATATGTTTTACAATTCCGATAATTTGTTTTCAAAGTCAGTTCTTAGAAGGCTTTAAAACTAAAGATTCTTTGATTATTTTTACCCTAACGAGATAATATTTTCGCAGAATCACCCACTCATTAACAGGTCTTACAGTTATTAACTTGATTTAAATCATGATAATTTATGTAAACTATTATAATTAACTTTTCATTTTCTTGGTAAGTATCTTAAATCAGTAATTTATGATTTCTGTAGATAATATTTGAGGTTTTTCAATTATCTACTCAAATAAGAATTTGTGCTTATCCGCAGAGTTCTTCGTTATTGAAAAGACTCTTGTTTTTAATATTTCTTAAAAATTGCAATTTAATTATATTGAACAAATATTCCGTCGTACATTCCTCGTCCATATGAAATATGGGCGGGGTAGTTCATTAGTTCTTTTATCAATGTTTTGAAGTTAAAGTTTTTCTCTCGTTTCTGTAAACATGTATCAGGACTTACGCATGTGTCACAATACCCGGTTGGTGCGTGACACTGAAAACATTGTTACTACGTTCAACATTGGTCAAAGTGTCACAGCACCCTACAGAAAAATGTGCCGGTTGCGTAAGTCCTATGTATATTAAACCCGACATCTTGCACCATTGTCGTTAAGCCCGAATACGCCCCTTGTAAGCCGGAGGCTTTCTAGCCCGCACGCGACCTGGGAACGCAGAGAAATCAATTGATGCGGCTCATATACAAAGTACCTTAAAACGCACTCAAAGCATTGTCCAGCCGTCTTTAGACGACTTAGTATATTAGCCAGGGAATTCATTCCAAGGCAGTTGTTGAGAATGATGCAAGATTTAATTTAAACCTGATTTGACAAAGTAAAGAATATATGTTAGCAAAGTTATAAATAAATTTAATCAAAAACCGTTTTTCCCTAATTTCTGGAAAAACCACATTTTAATTATTAGAGACGCGGCTGCTGAACCTATGTCTCGTTAATACCTTCACAACAACAGGTCTAAAAAAAGACTTAGATAATTCATGCAGCCAAAAAATTTAAAGCGTCTCTTGCGTGCTTTGTCGCGGCAAGGTTTGGATGTAACTTACAATAATTCAACTTATTCGGTGCGGTTGAGTAATAAAACCAATGCACCTGTAGCACAAGTTTTATTACCTGAAAATTTTCCTGTAGAAGCAAAAGCCCTTAAGCAGTTAGCAAATCTTGCTAGTGTTCGTCATCCTGCTGGTGGTTATGTTTGCAAATGTCATGCTACACCGGATTTTCATCCAGGTGATGCTGGGATTGCTATCGGTTCGGTGGTACAAACTGAAAACATGGTGATTCCTGCCGCTACCGGTTCGGATATCAACTGTGGAATGCGCTTACATGTAGCTGATTTAACTATTGATGAGTTTTTAGCAAAGCGCAATCAATTTGTAGAGTTGATGAAAGGGGATTACTTTTTCGGTACTCGCGATGTCACCATGTCAGGGTTAGCAATGCAGGCTTTATTTGAGTATGGGGTTCCCGGTTGGTTGGATGTAATGCTAGATTCACCTTCGGGAAGTGTGACAAAATCTAATTTAGAACAGCTCGCAGCAGAAACTGACAATATTTTCTTGGGTGGTTCGATGGATGGCAATTGGCAGCTTGCACCTGACGAACTCGTACCCGATGAAGAATTAGTACGTGATGGTGGACTCGCTACTATCGGCGGTGGGAACCATTTTGTAGAAGTTCAGCGCGTCGATAAAGTAATCAATTCAGCTTTAGCTTACGCTTGGGGAATCAAAGAAGGGCAAATTGCTTTTATGATTCACTCCGGCTCCCGTCATGTCGGAAAATATATTGGCGGAATGTGGCGAGATAAGGCTGTTTCGGCTTGGGAAGCGGGGGTGAAATATCCAGACTCTAAAATATTTCCGCTTTCACTAAATTCTCATCCCGAACTAGTTGCAGGTTATTTACAAGCTGAAGCAACTGCTGCAAACTACGGTTTTATGAATCGTTTGTTGTTAGCCGAATTACTGCGTTTGCGTTTGCGGGAAGTTTATGGAGATGTGGAAGCACCGTTAGTTTACGATTTGCCTCACAACATTACATTACCCGTTGAATCCAAAATCTCTAGGTGGATAACTCGTAAAGGTGCTTGTCCAGCGAATTTGGGGCAACCTGTAATTATTCCCGGTTCGATGGGTGCTTATTCTTACTTATGTGTAGGAAAAGGTAATCATAAATTTGCAAATTCTGCTTCTCATGGAGCGGGTAGATTGCGTAGTCGTTTTGAACTCAGTCGTGGAGGAGCAAGAGAAACTGAGGAAGAATTGGGGTTAACAGGAGTTGACTGTATTACTTTACGAGAAGAAAGACGAATTGAAGAAGCACCCGCAGCTTATAAACCAATTGATTCGGTAATTGATGTGCAGTTGAAAGCCGGAATTGTTGATGTTGTTGCTAGGTTGAGTCCGATTTTGACTTTTAAAGCTTAGGGATTCTTCTGAGTTGCAATAAGCTCGCTATAATACCCGTAATCTTGTTTCATAGTAGTGCTTCAGCGCTAATCCCCACACAACAGCTAACTAGTAAAAGTGGTTAACTTCAATCCCTATCTAAAATCAATCCGCGAAACCTACGCTCAATGGTGGGATTATTACACCATTACTGATGTTGTGGGGAAGAAACGGGATGAGGAAAAAAATCTTCCTCCCCTCCTTAATAATTTGATGGTAGAGAAGGTTAAACAAAAGCAGGAAGAAGAAACCGAAAGATTAACAGTTTTAGAAGGTTTGCTTAAATACGCGAATGACCACGTATTATTAATAGGTCGTCCTGGTAGTGGTAAATCCACAGCATTATTGCGGTTATTGTTGGAATCAGCGCAAAATCACCTGGAAATTAATTTCCAGGCTAAAAGCGAAAGTCGTCTCAAGACGACTGAATCTCCTACAAATAGTTAGTTTCAACTGACTTCGGCTATGAGCCAGGGAATTGATTCCCTGGCGGATTCGCGAGAAAACAAGAAAATCCCCATCCTCATCGAACTAAGCAACAAAACAAGTTAAACTTCTTGCTCCCCACTCCCTAATCTAAATACCGTGATTTCCGGACGCGAACCAAATCTTAAATGCAGTTTGGTCGTACCTATACCTCTATTGGTATATTCAAACATTGTTCCTATTTTATAAAGTCCGGCATAATACTTTTGTCCTAAACCTGGTAGAAAGGGTGGGCTTAAAAAAGGTAAATTGATTTGTCCTGCATGGGAATGTCCCGATAATTGTAAATCAAAGCGATTTGTTAAAGCGCTGGTATCTGCAAAATCTGGTTCGTGTGCCAATAAAATCGCTGCACCTTCTGAAGGTAATTGTTGTAAAACCAAGTCTAAACGGTCTTTTCCTACCCAAACATCATCAACACCAGCGATATTAAGTATGGAATTTCCCCGTTTTAGGGTGTAAACCTTGTTATCAAGATTTAAAACATTATTTTTTTCTAGTACTTCCGCAATTTTTGTTGCATTTGCCCAGTAATCGTGATTGCCCAATACTGCCACTATTTTATCTACAGCATTAAGTTGACCTAAAGTAGCCTCTAGTTTGGAAATAAATTTCATTTGACGACGAGTAACAAAATCTCCCGTAATCGCAATTAAATCTGGTTTTTGTTGATTTACGAGCCGGAAAATATGATTCAATTGTTGTTTTTTGCTTCGTTTGTCAATATGAATATCGCTGATTTGCACAATCCGATAGCCATTAAATTCCGAAGCTAAATTTGGTAATTTTAATTCTACATAATTGATATCAATCCAATTAGGTTCGATAAAATGTGCGTATAATAAAACGCAAATACCTAAAATAAAAATATTTGTTGTTAATCTTGATAGTAAAAATTTAGCTTTAAAAAGCAGCTTATGAGTTTTCATTCTTCAACATAAATAGTTTTTGACAATCAATTCTTTAGTTTAGAATTGCTAAGCTGTTGTGCATTTAAATTGTATATTCGGACGGGCAGGGATGCCCATCCCACAAGAACTTGACATTTTTTGTTTATTCAATTTAAATGCGTTTTAACTTATAATTCGGAATTTTGTCCACTCATATAGTTACAATATTAGTTTGGAGCTTCAGGAGTATCCTTTTATGAGTCTTCCTATAGTAGCCATCATCGGTCGTCCCAATGTAGGCAAATCAACTATAGTCAATCGTTTAGCTAAACAACAATCAGCTATCGTTCATGACGAACCAGGAGTCACCCGAGACAGAACGTACTTGAGTGCATTTTGGCGCGATCGCGAATTTATGGTGGTCGATACGGGTGGTTTGATATTCAATGACGATACGGAATTTTTACCGTTCATTCGTCAACAAGCAATGGTAGCTTTGTCTGAAGCGAGTGCAGCAATTTTTGTTGTAGATGGACAAACTGGTGCTACACCAGCAGATTTGGAAATAGCGGAATGGCTGCGACATCATCCGGTACCAGTATTACTCGCGGTCAATAAGTGCGAATCACCAGACCAAGGATTGATGTTAGCAGCCGATTTTTGGCAGTTGGGGTTGGGTGAACCTTATCCAATGTCGGGAATCCACGGTAATGGAACGGGAGAGTTATTAGATGAATTAATTAATTTTCTTCCTCCAGTTTCAGAAGTCACACAAGATGAAGAAATTAAAATTGCTATTATCGGCAGACCAAATGTTGGTAAATCAAGTTTATTAAACTCATTTGCTGGTGAAGAAAGAGCAATTGTTAGTCCAATTTCCGGTACCACTCGCGATGCTATTGATACCTTTATTGAAAAAGACGAACAAGTTTATCGTTTAATTGATACAGCGGGTATTAGAAAAAAGAAAAACATTGATTACGGTACCGAATTTTTTAGTATAAACCGTGCTTTTAAAGCAATTCGTCGTTCCGATGTGGTCTTATTTGTTATAGATGCTCTTGACGGAATCACCGACCAAGATCAAAAATTAGCTGGAAGAATAATCGATGAAGGTCGAGCTTGTATAACCGTTGTAAATAAATGGGATGCTTACGAAAAAGATTCTTACAGCGTTTATGACTACCAAAAATATTTATCCGGCAGGCTGCATTTTTCTGACTGGTCGGAAACAATTTTTGTGAGTGCTTTAACCGGACAGAGAGTACTCAAAATTTTAGATTTAGTTAATCAAGCAATCGAACAGCATAGAAGAAGAGTAAGTACTTCAGTAATTAACGAAGTATTAGAAGAAGCAGTACGTTGGCATTCACCACCGGCAAGTCGTAGCGGTAAACAAGGGAGAATTTACTACGGAACTCAAGTTAGCACCCAACCACCTACTATTGCTTTATTTGTGAATGAAGAAAAACGTTTTAACGATAATTACCGTCGTTACATCGAGCGTCAATTCCGAGAACAATTAGGCTTTAGAGGTACTCCGATTCGTCTTTTATGGAGAAGCAAGAAAGTTCGAGAAACCGAAAGCAATGTCAGAGCCAATAGAGCAACTAAAGTTTGGGGTTAAAAGGTAATGGGTAATGGGTAATAGGTAATTGGTAATAGGTAATTGGTATTTGGTAATTGGTAACAGATTATTTTTACCTATGAATTTTAATTCCTAACCCCTAGCTCCTTATTCCTAAGCCCTAACTCCTCACTCTTAACTCATAATTACTAAATCCTAAATGCTAATTCCTAACTACTAACAATTAACTTCCAACTCTTAAATGGATTTATTACGTTCTTTACCGCTGGGGCTTTATCTCGAACAACCGATTACTTGGCTGCACAAACTTGATTCACGAGTAAAGTTTGTGTGGTTAATGAGTTTTCTCACCACCTATATTTTTGCTAATACTTGGTGGCGTGCAATACTTGTATGTGTATTGATTTTTATCACATTAGTGTCTGGAATTCCTCGGAGAGTATGGCGGCAGCAAATGGGTTATTTACTATCAATTTGCTTCCTGGTTTTAATTATTGCATCTCTAAGTCCTGATGGAATGGGTGTTGATTATCAGCCCCGTCTACCTATAGAGAATCAATATTTAAATCAACCATCAACTCAAGATAATACGGAAAATTCTATTTTATCAAGATTTAAATCGCAAGAATATAATTATGTATTATTTGCTAGAGG comes from Rivularia sp. PCC 7116 and encodes:
- a CDS encoding NAD(P)-dependent oxidoreductase; translation: MSQKRILVTGASGCIGHYISESLIQETQHELYLLVRNPDKLQIDTSARPGVHVVQGDMQKVGDLAELLETIDVAVLTATAWGGTGTFDINVAKTIELLNLLDAQKCEQVIYFSTASVLDSKNQPLKEAGELGTDYIRSKFDCLRKFSKLAIESKITKVFPTLVVGGDENKPSSQITSGIPEVTKYVNLIRFLKADGSFHFIHAKDIATVVKHLIDNPPKEKEPRKYVLGQEKITANQAIEEICRYLDTKIYFRIPLSSSLADVIIKTFNIQMAAWDRFCMKYRHFSYEKITNPKTFNLPNHCHTMSDVLKTSGVKKK
- the hemE gene encoding uroporphyrinogen decarboxylase; this translates as MGVTSGTPHLLRAARGEIVNRPPVWMMRQAGRYMKAYRDLREKYPSFRQRSEIPEVAIEVSLQPWKAFQPDGVILFSDIVTPLPGIGIDMDVAEGKGPVIENPIRTQKQVDNLYSLQPEESLPFIKTILQALREEVGNKSTVLGFVGAPWTLAAYAVEGKGSKTYSIIKNMAFSEPAILHQLLAKLSDSIATYVRYQIDCGAQVVQMFDSWAGQLSPQDYETFALPYQKRVFEQVKQTHPDTPLILLVSGSAGLLERMSQSGADIINVDWTVDMADARRRLGKEMKVQGNLDPGVLFGSKEFIRDRIHDTVSKAGNWGHILNLGHGVLPTTPEENVAFFFETAKQLNTAKSEMLTAASK
- a CDS encoding RtcB family protein, whose amino-acid sequence is MQPKNLKRLLRALSRQGLDVTYNNSTYSVRLSNKTNAPVAQVLLPENFPVEAKALKQLANLASVRHPAGGYVCKCHATPDFHPGDAGIAIGSVVQTENMVIPAATGSDINCGMRLHVADLTIDEFLAKRNQFVELMKGDYFFGTRDVTMSGLAMQALFEYGVPGWLDVMLDSPSGSVTKSNLEQLAAETDNIFLGGSMDGNWQLAPDELVPDEELVRDGGLATIGGGNHFVEVQRVDKVINSALAYAWGIKEGQIAFMIHSGSRHVGKYIGGMWRDKAVSAWEAGVKYPDSKIFPLSLNSHPELVAGYLQAEATAANYGFMNRLLLAELLRLRLREVYGDVEAPLVYDLPHNITLPVESKISRWITRKGACPANLGQPVIIPGSMGAYSYLCVGKGNHKFANSASHGAGRLRSRFELSRGGARETEEELGLTGVDCITLREERRIEEAPAAYKPIDSVIDVQLKAGIVDVVARLSPILTFKA
- a CDS encoding NTPase (NACHT family); amino-acid sequence: MVNFNPYLKSIRETYAQWWDYYTITDVVGKKRDEEKNLPPLLNNLMVEKVKQKQEEETERLTVLEGLLKYANDHVLLIGRPGSGKSTALLRLLLESAQNHLEINFQAKSESRLKTTESPTNS
- a CDS encoding metallophosphoesterase, with product MKTHKLLFKAKFLLSRLTTNIFILGICVLLYAHFIEPNWIDINYVELKLPNLASEFNGYRIVQISDIHIDKRSKKQQLNHIFRLVNQQKPDLIAITGDFVTRRQMKFISKLEATLGQLNAVDKIVAVLGNHDYWANATKIAEVLEKNNVLNLDNKVYTLKRGNSILNIAGVDDVWVGKDRLDLVLQQLPSEGAAILLAHEPDFADTSALTNRFDLQLSGHSHAGQINLPFLSPPFLPGLGQKYYAGLYKIGTMFEYTNRGIGTTKLHLRFGSRPEITVFRLGSGEQEV
- the der gene encoding ribosome biogenesis GTPase Der, yielding MSLPIVAIIGRPNVGKSTIVNRLAKQQSAIVHDEPGVTRDRTYLSAFWRDREFMVVDTGGLIFNDDTEFLPFIRQQAMVALSEASAAIFVVDGQTGATPADLEIAEWLRHHPVPVLLAVNKCESPDQGLMLAADFWQLGLGEPYPMSGIHGNGTGELLDELINFLPPVSEVTQDEEIKIAIIGRPNVGKSSLLNSFAGEERAIVSPISGTTRDAIDTFIEKDEQVYRLIDTAGIRKKKNIDYGTEFFSINRAFKAIRRSDVVLFVIDALDGITDQDQKLAGRIIDEGRACITVVNKWDAYEKDSYSVYDYQKYLSGRLHFSDWSETIFVSALTGQRVLKILDLVNQAIEQHRRRVSTSVINEVLEEAVRWHSPPASRSGKQGRIYYGTQVSTQPPTIALFVNEEKRFNDNYRRYIERQFREQLGFRGTPIRLLWRSKKVRETESNVRANRATKVWG